The genomic segment TATGGTCTACAGCCAGCCATAAGCCACTTCTTTCCTTGCCAAAAGCCTCTCACGTCAGCTGAACACGTCAGCAGCACGTGAACTGGTATGCTTTATGGTAGAGGCATGAAAGCACAAAGCCGCTGGTCATTGCTGCATCAGGGTTTTCTGCGAGGTCCGCATTCCATGCTTAATTGTTGGCTGGCAGCTTGGCAGTTGGCACTTCTCCGACTGAAGCGACCATGGCAGCCTTAGTAGGGCTAATGCGGAAAACGCGAGATTATATTACGACCAAGGAGTTTCGGGATTATATAACCAGCACCCACTTCTGGGGTCCTGTGGCCAACTGGGGTCTTCCACTGACCGCCTTTAAGGGTATGAAAGCGCCTCCCGACATCATCAGTGGCCGCATGACAACAGCCCTCATCTTCTACTCCATGGCTTTCATGCGCTTTGCCTACCGTGTCCAGCCTCGAAACTACTTGCTGTTGGCATGCCATTTCTCCAATGTGTTGGGGCAGAGCATCCAGGGAAGCCGTTACCTGAAGCACCACTACGGTGATGGAGCCAAGGCCAAAGCCAAAGCCACCAACCCTCGGGCCAAATAAGCTTGATGACTGGTGGGGTGAGAGGGGTAGCCTGAACCAGACTTGTAAGCACTGGACTCTATTCCTCCTAAAGAAAAGCCAAGGAAAACGTGGGCTTGCAAACCCGATTTAAACCTGCAgtttagttaattttaaaaaaagcatcaAATTGATATTGAGTGTTGCCTGTTTTGTGAACTGGGAGGGGAAAGGTTTCCTAGGTAAGAGGGAGGGCAGATTGGTGGGTCTCTCTCTTCAAGACTTCAGGGCTGGATGTGGAAGACAAGAGGAGAATCAAACTATCTACTCATagctttgctttaaaaagaaacacaaaaccaaccaaccaaaacgcCTCTTTTGGCTTTTGTGTGCCCAGGGTGTTTGATACCACAGGTGACTTAAAATTTGGTAGTGACAAATTCCTACACTAAAGAGGGTCTGGTTGGGGATTGTTTCTGTAGAGGGAAATGTTTAGAAGGGGgtttaaataaatgtagtaaaattccactttacatttaaaaatacttattaagAATTTAGTGTCTCTTGGTTACCTAGAACAATAATGGAAGTTGCTATGGAGATGGGATAAAGGACTCAGAATGGTTTCTGGGCTCAGAATGGTTGCTGTCAATTCAGAAAGTTCTAGGTAAACATGCTCAAATTATGCTTTTCCTTTACCCATTAGAGTGGAAAATTACAGGAGTTTGCACAGTTCCTGAGCAGCCCTACCCTAGAGCTGATAATTAGGGTAGGGATGGGGGGGTGAGGGTCACTGGTCAGCAGCAGTGGCTCAGGGTATCCCCTAGGAATTCTCTGGATGCCAATGATGTATTAAACTGGAAAAGAGGGAAGACTGACGTTGTGAGGAAAGATTAGGACAAGCTGTCCTCTGGGGTTTGATCCACATAGACCTTGCCTAGGATTCTACAGAATACAGGAAAGCCCATACAGTTTCTGGGGGACCCAATACACATATTCAGAAGTGCTGAACCTGCTTCTGATCAAGTTTACAAATGCAAAGAAATTAAAACCCCTTCTGAAAGGTTCTGAAGCCATCTTGCTCTTGGCTAAGACAAGCCCAACAGTGGAACTCCAGGAAAAGGTGCAGGAACTGTCATCTGCAGCATCCAAGCATGAGTCTGATTTGTGGGAAGTCCCTTTCACATTCTGAATATGAGGGTAGAGGATAGTGCACAAATTATAGGACAGGATATTAGTTGCCTGCCGCAATATAACCAGCCACCCAATAATTTAACAGCTTAAAACACTGTCTTACAGTTTGTGTGGTCTCTGTGGCTGGAAGATCTATTTCCAGGTTCATGGGTGTTTGTGGGAGGCTTCAGCTCCGTGTCCTCCTGTAGCAATCTCCAAAAGGCTGCGCATGACATAGCATAGTTCCCCCAACCGTGGTGTGGAAGATGAAAGACTTACTGTGCTGAAGCTTCATCATGAAGTGATGTATCATCACTTTTGCTATGTTCACAAAGCAACCGTGCTGTACTGTGCAACACCAGAAAGCAAGGATCACTAGGGGTGTGGAGGCTGGCCTACCCCCACAAGGTTCTGAAACCAAAACTGCCCTGCTACTTCTGACAGCCAGTATAAAGTAATAGAGACCTGCCTTGCAAAGAGCTGGTATAAAGTGCTCAGCCAAGTCCTTCAAGTTACAAAGTGAActatattaaaatttgtattaaaacATTAAAGGATTTTTTCACTCCACTTAGTACACATGAGTAGAAATTAATATTTAGGCCTCTCACAAAGtgtattttataatatgaatatattttaataaaggcCACTTGTTGAGTAAATGCTTTTCGGAGCAGGaaagtttctatttatttatttattttatgtgtaggaggatacaccaaaagagggtatcagaggctattacagatggttgtgagccacaatgtagttgctgggaattgaactcagtacctttaggaagagcagtcagtgcttgtaaccactgagccatctctccagccccaaagtttCTAATTAACCTAGTAAAGGGAAAGGAGGCAATCTCTGATAATTTCCTTATCTTTGCAACTATGATTTAGCCATTTTTCCCCACAAATTCTTTCAAACTATCAAGCAACAGTGTCCCAGGGAGAGGCAGAGTGTAAAGTATACTTGTGGATGGAGACAAGGCACTCTATAGGGAGAAGGCAGCCTTGGTAGAAAGGCATGCCCTTCCTAAGTTTCCTCCCTTGGTGCTAGGATTCAAAAGCACCCCTGGGGGTGGAGCTACAAAATGGAGGCCACAGCAAAATCCATGTAATCTGACACTGTCGGCTTACAATTTGGTATATGTTGCTCGTGTGTCgttttgaaattaaaaactgtaataaatttttaaatacacagGTGCATGTTTATTATAAAAAGAGAATATACAAAACATAAAAGCTAAATTCCTCTGACTAATCCCCACAGCCCAAATTCCTGTCAGACAGAATACCTTTGCAGACCTCAGTTACAGAACACAAACAGCACTACAACATGCTAGGGgttattaaaaatgcttttctatttatttgcttttggcAGTGGAACAGCGATCTATTCAAGGCACTGTACATGCTGGACAAGcatgccctaccactgagctccaccccGCCTCCTCAAactgtttctttactttttagATGCCTTACAGGTAATTCACATTACTTACTTCAGTATGGGATCATTCTTTAGAATAGTTATATGCCATAGTACAGATGTTCTACACCTTATTTAGTAGGTCCTCTACTTGTGAACATCCATTCGGACATACCCATGTACAGTTCTGTGGAAGagatgctggcagaacctctGTATTCACTTCTGCTTTAGAGCCCTTTGAACAAGGGCCAtcctttttctgtttcaattCAATGAAATGTTACTAGTGTAGTTCTCTGAAGAATACCTCTGTACTGTCAGAGTGGCAGATAAAGGTGGTAAGACTGGATTTTACCACTTGTTACATTTGTATCTACTTCAGTGTCTGGCACAGGGTTGACACTTGGTGTGTGCTGAATTGATAAGGACAAACTAACTAGACAGGAGTAAAAGGAAAGGTTTGGATCTCAAACTTCCTACAGTTAGAAACCAGGTCCTTGTGGGTTAGTGCATCAAGATTCTATGTTTTGTACTTCAGATCTAGAAGGGaattgatttctttcctttgacaAAGTtgcaaaataaatgcaaaatattgCTTTATTTGAAGTCTTCGCAAGGACTTTCACaaatgaagggagaaagaaaccATAAGACTGAAAACAGCAACATGGAAGATAAATAAGCAAGCTGCAAGCACACTTGCATTCACTTGGgttataaagagaaaacacatgccAAATCCAGTCTCTATGGCTACCCACTCTGGAAGGGTTCCTGTGGGCAGGCAGCTAGCCAGGTGAGGGAGTGAATTCATCTCTGCTGAACCTTGGCATGGAGCGTTTCTTCTAGGTAATTCAGGGAACACAGCAACATCCAGAGGTGACATGAAGCAGTCTAATGCCAAAGACCCTGGGAATTAGCAGATCAAAGGAGACATGGAAGTGATGAATCTGACTTCCACAGAATACTGCATACAACAGTACAAGGCTTCTACACAGTTCTGGAATAGAAAAGATGAATAGAGTTATAAGCAAGTTGAAAGAGAATGTTTTGTTTGACTACTGCTAAGAATGATGAAATTTCCGAGAGTATAACTAGCATTTCAACAAACAGTCCTGGAGCCTGAGGCCACAGTGAGACGCTGGAAGTGTGCACAAGTTTGCTTGGTCTTTGGTGATAGAGAGCTGAGGACTGACACCAGGGTCTGACATAGGAAGGAAATGTTGTATACCTGTGCCACAACTCCACCtctttatgatttgttttttattttgaaataggggCTCTCGaagttgccctggctggcctagaacttgggatcctcctacctcagcttttGGAGTAGTTAAGGTCACTCACAGGCATAAGCCTTCTCGCTTTGCTGGAGTTTATTTCTCATCCATGCCCTGTCCACAGCAAAGGGACAACTGACCTTTTCCAGACACCCCTTTCTGGgacagtggcctgggccctcccctgCAAAGCTCAATCAAGCCACTAACCAGCCTGGCAATCCCTTCCCTACTGTCTCTGGCTACTTGAGCCCATAATAACAGTTCCCCACTCAGAAGAAATGGTAGAAAAGGACCACTTTCCTCTTGCCTTTATCATAAGCAAAAACCAGTTTACAAACTTTTTAGTTGGATCCTTCCATCGCACACCATTCTGTGGCACACTGAGAGTAAAGCTTCCATGCAGAGGCAGTGGGTACACACACCTCTGCCAGGGGCAGGGCACCCCCCACAGACCGAGTCCTCACCATGTAAACAGCTGTAGTTTAGGGCCAGGAGAAGACTCTCTTCTTAGAAAGAGTAAAAGGTCCCTGGGTGAGAGCAAAAACCAGCGCAGGACTAGTATTTTTGACTGACTACATCACATAATTCCAAGTTGATGAATATAAAAAAGAAGTATCTCTGATGCATTATAGAAAGGCCAGGACAACAAAAATTCGTGTGCTTTGGAAACGTTTCCTTTCTGCACAGAGAAGGTTACCTGACCTGGAAGCCAGGCCAACTTTCACAAAATATGCCTGGATGTTGTTGAAGGACAATGTAAAGTAAAagggaatattttcatttttattatttggcaGAAAAAACAATAGAGTTCTTTATGTTAATTAGTTTTCTAATAGACACTAGCCAAGCACAATTAGTGCTACAGTAAAAACTGGCCATCCCTGGCATCAGAATGATATACTGGCTCACTTAACAGCAGACCTTGATTTCAGGGATATGTCGCTGACCTTGCTACAGAATGTTGAGGTTTTACAAGTCTGTAAGCCACTAATAACAGAACAGGCACTTGGCCTGATTTGAAAAGATAGTTTGGGTttaacatttgtttgtttcaagatagGCTCACTATATAtagtcttggctagcctggatctcactttgtagaccagactggccttgaacttacagagatcaacctgtctctgcctctcatatgCTGAGATTCAAGGTCTACACTACCATTCCCAACCTTCCTTTCTAATAGTAAAGGCACAGGGAAAAGAGCAAGTGAGACTGTTGGTTCATATGAGAAGTCACACATCAAAGGGATAAGGCTATTGTGTCCCTCTTTAACATTCAGTGCGTACACTCACCTCAAGTCTTCCTTTCAGGTGTCTGTCTCCCTGCATCCTTTGAAGTTTGTTTTTGATACTGTAGATGGAGGCTTTCTAGTTTCTGCACGTCTTCTGTAAGGCCATTTCTAAGATCTATGTTGCTTTTCAGAAATCTTTTCACCACATCTAGTTGATTTGAGATCTGTAAGAGGAAAAAAGTATACAAAATGCTGCTTACAATAATTACTGTAACAGAATTCAATTAAATTAAACAGGGTAATTTCAAGATTGGCTTCCAGGGCTGCAGGCGAAGCTCAGCAGCAAGAGCAcacttagcatgtgcaaggtacTGGCTTCTAGCTTCACTCTTCCCCTAAACCACCTGCTCCTGTCTCTATGTCTACCATGAAACAGAAACGCTAGCATGTATCTACACATAGGTTGAGTTTGcaactcaaaagcaaacaaattgggctggagagatggctcagtggttaagagcactgattgctcttccagaggtcctgagttcaattcccagcaaccacatggtggcttacaccatctgtaatgggatctgatgccctcttctggtgtgtcttaagacagctacagtgtactcatatacataaaataaatagtcctttaaaaaaaaagcaaacaaattgtTTAAAACAAAGCACAGTCATGCCATGTGTGGTGGCCAAAACCTCtgttccagcactggggaggcagaggcaggtgcatctctgtgaattTTCTgtccagcctcatctacatagtgagttgtaggccagccagagaccttgcctcaaaacaaacacagcccccccccacacacacacacaaggtacacTTAGCCAGGTGTGGTTTTAAGTCAGCAGTTGAAAAGCTGAGGGAGAAAGATGACCACAAGTTGCAGGCCTATaccaaaaaataaagacaaaataaaaaagcaccTGCCACTCAAACCAAACATGATCACAGAAACATCAGCCACATAGAGGATGCTTATCAccttaattttttgtttcaaaaCTTGAATTTATACGGAAAGTGTTCATCTTATACTTTTGAGGGTTTGAGCCTATAAATATTACTGATAGGAGATAAATCTATAAAACAGTACATATGCCAAAATTCTAAGTCAACAGAGTATGAGTTTAAAAAGTCATCTTTTAACCCTAGCTATTCCATTCTTTCCTTTACATGTGACCACAGTAAATGATCCAATTTCTTCTAAAAACATGTcacgtgtttgtgtgtacacatattttaaataacatagtATGTGTACGCACGTGTTCTACGCACGTGTTCTGCTTTCTCCCCACCACGCTTCACCTCTCtcgtcctctccctcctccataaCTGTCCCTTTTCTAGATTCAGGACTTCTGGCTTTATCCTGGGACCCATTTGGTTTAATCAGAGCCATCTGTATGATCGCCAGATTGGGGCTATCCGCAGGAGTTTACTGAGATCACCAAGAGCTATATTAACTACAGGCActgactccttcctctctctgaatCTACTAGTTGCAAAGAGGTCAAGACctcttatacatatatattcaatacagggtttctctgtgtagtcttgactgttctggaactcactctgtagaccaggctggcctcgagctcaaaGATCtagcttcctctgcctccctagtgctgggattaaaggcttgcaccaccatcacccagttAAAAAGAGAAGAGTCAGGCTCCCATTATTTACCTCAGACTTGCCTTAAACAcaggatcctcttgcctcaagcCTCATTATTTTATTgggttattttatatgtatgagtgttttatctgtctgtctgtctgtgtatgatgCCTGCAAAGAccaggagaggacatcagatcctcctgaaactgaagttgCAAATGGTCatgagtcttcatgtgggtgctgtgaaccaaacctgggtcctctgcaagagcagccagcatcCTGAGCAATATTTCCATATTTCCTAAGCCTGATTTTTAATGGCTAAATAATATCACAATTATGGAAGTTCCATTTTCAATACATTTTGAACCTTTTGTTGGGACAAGTAACCATGTGGAATTTACCCTCACACATATATGGCTCACACAAATGACATTTCTGTTTATAGAAATAGTAGGCAGCTTTAACTCTGATTGAGTCTGTCTTAATTTTAGTAGTTAGCTAGAAATGCTCTGTATAGAGGTTATACTGATTCCAATctacaacaaaccaacaacaaacctATTTCTCAACATTTTAGCCAGAACGAGGAATCTCAAGAGTGGCAGTGTCTCCTGGTCTTATCCCAGAACACCTTCATTGGTCCCTGGTCTTACAAAAATACCAGGTGCTATTACTATTAGATTGATGGAGCTGGGGAACTGAACCAGGGCCTTGAGTTTGcgtaccactgagctatttcaaCAGACACTCTGATTTGAGGATATAGCATGTTTATTAGATGGGGCTCACCAACCACACAAACTCAAGATTACTTAaactctaattaattaattacttaaactCTACACTAGTACAGTAGAAAGGTAGCTTATCAGCTTTGGAGTGTAGAATAAAGGGACTGGGCCACAGAAGAACCAGTGTGACATCTCAGCACACATTCAGTTATAAGACTCCTAAAGCCCAATGCTTGATGCCAGGGATGTGGGAGGGAAGACAAGTAGGCTGTGACCAGACAACTGTGGAGCAGTAAGGAACAGGCAGATGCTGAAGATGACAGAAGGCCTGCTGACTGGTTAGAAAGCATACAAGGAGAATGCCCTTCAGGTGGCTTGCCTAGAGCCCCTACAAAATGCCAGGCTTTGGATACCCTCTTGGAAACATAAAATGTGAGGAGCAAGGTGGTGTTATTGATCACGGCATGTGTTAATAACCATGAGATCTTCTAGACTGTGTTCAGTGACCTGGCCAGACTATAAGACTGCCTGCCATGCAGGTACCAAATTGGCTTGCTTTCTCATTTCCAATTAGAAGCAGAGTTTCAGTCTTTCCCTTCTCTTAAAgcaataaacataataaatgtgCTTACGAGGTTTTCATAGCTCCAGCAGGGATGACTGCTCTAGCTTGAAGGCAAGGCAGATTTAAAAAGGGAGGCTTTGCTCTGATATGTACCACTAgtaagaccttgtatcaaaacaaacaagaaaccctgGTCTTTACCTCAGAATTATAGAAACTAATTGATTAAAATTCTTATAAATGGTGATCTAGGTGTgaaacacacaccagaaaagctaGCACTTGGGAattagaggcaggaaggtcagcaGTTCATGATCATTCTTggctgtgtagcctgggctacagaagatgctctgaaaaaaaaaaaaaaagccaaaaatgagAAACTAAAAATAGGGTGGAGAGAAATGGGAAGCTTGTGCATTTCCATgtacagagaagaggaagtaaataaaaaaaaacctgaaagttctagaaactgGAGTTATATAGGCTTGGTTATGActcgcatatatatatatgaattatgatGGTATTAATATGACCTAGGAGAGAGATTTTGGGGGATGGATTCAAGAATTAATCTAATAAAAGTACTTTAGCATTGTATCCAGCACACATTAACTTAAAAAAGTCAGTTACCTGTGTGCTTACCTACTGTTCCATATAAAGGATGCTAACAGTCTCATTCCTCCACACTCTCAAAGTCCTACAACATTCCACCTATGACAACTGCACTACCTGAAATATGAAATGTCCCATGGTCTACTAACATCAAGGCATAGAAAATACCTCTTCCAAACATTATCTATGTAGACTTGGTACCCAAAGGACAGGCTAATTAACCCTTCTCCTGACTCAAACAAGCAAGGAGGGCTAGAAATATAGTTGCCAGTGGCTCTGAGGAGGGCCACGGAGGGCCGCATTTTTCAACCCTTATTATCTGTTAGTTTAAAATCCACTTCTGATCCTATTGTTCTTTTGGCTTAAACCTGTTGTTTCCCTGCTGCTTTCAGGGACAAACAACTTTGTGTGGCCTAGAAAATCTTCCAAAACAGTTTCACCCTACCTTGCAACACTCCTCCCTCACCATACCACTTGTGCTTTCCTGGCCACTGCCGAGACCAAACTAGCACTTCATACCTCTGCTGGGAGCATCCTTCCTTCCAGGCCAACTACTGAGCTCTTACTAAATCCTAagtccttttctgtttttgtgggGAGGTTCCCCCTTACGTCATATAATCCTACAAGCATCTTGCTCCAGATTCTGCTATAGCTCTTATGCCTCTATTTTACTTTGGAGCACATATTAGGTCCAAGCATTTGCTAAGTATTCAAAGAATATGCACTTCTAGACAACATTTGACTAAATCAGAAACCTAGCTCGCCGTGTCTGTCCAGGCTGGAGTTTTATGTcaacacaagttagagtcattttggaagacagaaagaacCTCAATTAACATAACGTTCCAATCAGAATGGTCAGTGTGAAAGCCTGTGGGACGACAGGTGagcctgagttgtataagaaatcaggctgaacaaggcaggaaaagcaagccagtaagcagcacccaccgtggtctctgcttcagctcctgcctccatctccctcaGAGATGGAATGTGACCTGTGTTATAAGATGAAATCAAccttttcctccacaagttgtgtttatcacagcaatggaaagtgTCACACAAAGTTGCTGCCACTACCACCTTTCTTTGTTCCTCACACTTTATCCCTGTACCTCTTCTGGCAACACCTCTTCTTCTGCTGCTTGAAGATACATTTCTTGCAGTTTTTCCTTCAGCAATTCTATTTCGATTTCATGGATTTGGCTCATGCTCAAGTAACTTCCTGTTTCAAATTCACACCCATCTCGTTCATCTTCTTCAGGGATGTGAACAGCCCAGTCAGATGTCAACAGCTGTGGGGTGACCACACAGATCCATCAACAAACTATGTTTTAAAGATCAggttttaaacaattatttttatcacTTCTATGTGTATACAATGTAGTTTGATTGTAGACATTTTATTCCCCATGACTTCTCCTGGAGTCACCTGTACATTAAAAGTTCATTCTTAAGATGTGTCACTATAGTGTTGGTTATGGTAAACTATGATCGATAACTAATCTACCACCCAGCAaactccccacccctgccatttCCACTGTACTAACAAAAGGCTTATATTTTAGTGCGggcctgaggacttgagttctatTCCTGCATCTCACAAGGTGAAAGGACAAAACAACTCCCAAGAGTTGTCCTCTCATTTCCACATGCGTACCGTGGAATGCACACATCTGTGTGTACACTGGTGTACACccacatgggcacacatgcacacaatatacaACATAAATGAACTTTAACAGAAAATTCTGTTAAAGGATTATTCAAAGaatttataacaaaataccattaCCTACATCTATCTTAGCCACACACAGTTATTAAAGGAACACTCGACTGTTACTTTCTGGGTTTATATCAGCTTTCGCCCTTTGTTCGAATTATAAAACTTGGCTTGGAGCTGGGGCTATCGTTCAGTGTAAGGCCCAGCCCTATGTTCTTCCCCACGTAGGCCCTCcatcagaataaaaataaaaacaaagactagGAGTGTAGAGTGCTTGTCCAGCATTCACAAggacttgtgtgtgtgctgtcatcAGCAGCATGTCAATAATACAGAAATACATTTTGGTTAACATAAACATCAAATTTGGGTTTCTtctgtttgagaaagggtctcacaatgtagctccGGCTTCCCAGGAATTTAGTACACAatacaggctggctttgaattcaggcTGCCTcgacctcccaagagctgggatttaCATGGACCACTAACAGCAAATTCTAAATAAATGACTATGGATATTTTTGACCCCTTAAGGTTTGCATAACAGAACTGTTAAATGCAGTTTCAGATGGACAGGATGGTGTATGCCTATGACCCTAGTACTCGTTACGTAGAGGTGGACTGCTGCATGCACATTTGTGGACAACCTAGTCTAAatacaaagttccaggacaggaagggTTAACAGTAAGATCTTGTGTCAAAAATCCCAAATAAATCTATGAAGATTTTTACCTGTTCTATTCTGGAATATACTGCTACAATCTCTGGGATATTCTTGAATTCATTCAGAAAGTTTTGGATCTTTATCTGAAAATCTCGAAGCCAAGAAGATGAAACTTTCATCTCTGAAGAGTGCATTATCTCATTTCGACATTTAATCacctacagaaaaacaaagataagAGTCTTCAAAAGCCAGGAGTTGAGAATCAGGAGGtatgtggcattgttggaggaggtgCTTCACTGGGCTCAGGCCTTAGTGTTTCAAAGGATCCATGCCATTCCTAGTATGTTCTCTACCTCCTGCATGGAgttcatgtatatatgttcagATGTTCCTGGTGCCAAGCCTTTGCTCGACTATCACAGacttaaccctctgaaactgtaagcccaattaaatctttcctttataagttaccttggactatagcaatagaaaagtaactcatgaaattcttaggcaaatggatagaactagaaaatatcatcctgagtgaggtaacccaatcacaagagaacatacatggaatgcactcattgataagtggatattaggccaaaagctccaaatactcaagatacaattcacagaccacaggaagctcaagaagaaggaagaccacagtgtgggtacttggatccttcttagaagaagaacaaaatactcacaggagcaaatatggagataaagtgtagagcagagactggaaggaaaggccatccagagactgccccacctggggattcatcccatatacagttatcaaacacagacactattgtggatgccaagaagtgcatgctgacaggagcctgatatggctgtctcctgagaggctctgccagagcctgacaaatacagaggtggatgctagcAGTCATccactgagcacggggtccccaatagaggagttagaaaaaggactgaaggagctgaaggggtttgcaacctcataggaagaacaatatgaaccaaccagtacccctagagctcccagggactaagccatcaaccaaggagtacacatggctccagctgcatacattgcagaggatggacttgtcatgcatcaatgggagaagtctttggtcctatgaaagctgaatagatgccccagtgtaggggaat from the Mastomys coucha isolate ucsf_1 chromosome X, UCSF_Mcou_1, whole genome shotgun sequence genome contains:
- the CXHXorf38 gene encoding uncharacterized protein CXorf38 homolog; this encodes MVLSELAARLNCTEYKNWVKAGHCLLLLRSCLQGFVDREVLSFHRGLLAAVPGLGSHATCRGGSRCSPRARQFQPQCQVCTEWKREILRHHINRNGDVHWGNCRPGLWPVDPWEVAKAFMPRGLADKRGPEECDAVALLSLINSCDHFVVDRKKVTEVIKCRNEIMHSSEMKVSSSWLRDFQIKIQNFLNEFKNIPEIVAVYSRIEQLLTSDWAVHIPEEDERDGCEFETGSYLSMSQIHEIEIELLKEKLQEMYLQAAEEEVLPEEISNQLDVVKRFLKSNIDLRNGLTEDVQKLESLHLQYQKQTSKDAGRQTPERKT
- the Mpc1l gene encoding mitochondrial pyruvate carrier 1-like protein, with the translated sequence MAALVGLMRKTRDYITTKEFRDYITSTHFWGPVANWGLPLTAFKGMKAPPDIISGRMTTALIFYSMAFMRFAYRVQPRNYLLLACHFSNVLGQSIQGSRYLKHHYGDGAKAKAKATNPRAK